TTATTGTTGGATAGAGAAACTATAGTAAATAAATTTTATGGAGGATATGGAACTCCAACTATAAATATATTGAACCAAGGTTCTCCTTTTGCTAAGGAAATTAAACCTGTTTATGATGCAGAAAAAGCAAAAAAAATAATAAAGGATGAGTTAAAAGGGGAAACAAAAGAATTAGAGTTTATAATACCATCTTATGGTGTAGACCGTTATCCATATAAAACTGTAGCAGAGTATATACAATCTGTATTAAGTGAGGTTGGATTAAATTCTAAAATAACTATACTTGATGGGGCTGCTTTTAAAGAAGCACAAAAAACAGGAAATTATGATATAGCACTTCACACTCAAGGGCTTCCAAATGCAGAACCATTTTCTATATTTGATAGTTATATGAGAAGTACAGGATCAAGTAATATAGCTTATTCATTGGGTTATAAAAATGAAAGAGCAGATGAATTAATAGGTCAATTAGAAAAAACAATGGACTTAGATGAAAGAAGTAAAATATATGATGAACTTCAAGATATATCAGCAGAACATCCATCAGCGATACCATTATTTGAAGACGTTAACTTAATTGCTTATAATAAAAAAATAACTGGATATAAACCTACATTATATGGAACTACATTAGCAAATATGGAGTGGAGTAAGTAGTGAAAACACCATTTAAATATTTAATTAAAAGAATATTGATGACTATCCCTATTTTGATAGGAATAACTTTTCTAGGATTTATATTAGGTGTTATAGCACCTGGTGACCCAGCAGTTGAATATTTAAGCATGGATGGTATTTCTGCTCCTACAGATGAAGAAATAGAAAGAGTTAGAGAAGAATTAGGGTTAAATGATAATATTATAGTCCAGTATGTTAATTGGACTAAAAAAGCTATGACTGGAGATTTAGGACTTTCCTATATCAAAAAGACATCTATCACAGAAGAGATATTAAGAAGGTTACCAATAACCTTCTCTTTATCTTTAATGGCTATGTTTTTTGTTATAGTGTTATCTATACCACTAGCTATAATAATGGCTTTAAAAAAGGATTCAGCGATAGATAAGGTTGGAACTTTTGTATCCTTACTTATGACATCTATTCCAGGATTTTGGTTAGCTATTATTATGTTAAGTATATTTTGTGAGAATCTTAGGTGGCTACCTACAAGTGGGTATGGTACAATTAAACATTTAATAATGCCTGGATTTGTTTTAGCAGCGGGAACTATAGGAACTGTAGCAAGGTTAAATAGAGCAACTTTAATAGAAAGTATAGGACAAAACTATATAACAGTGGCAAAAGCTAAGGGGTTGCCAAATAAAATAGTTATTTTTAAGTATGCTTTTTTAAATTCATTAATGCCTATTGTAACTGTTCTGGGAAACTATTTTGGTGCTATTTTAGGAGGCTCCACAGTGGTTGAGGTTATTTTTAGTATTCCAGGCATGGGAAGTTATGTAATACAAGGAATAATGAGTAGGGATTATCCAGTGGTACAAGGATATGTGCTATTTACAGGGATTATATTTATCGTATTTAATTTAATTGTAGACATATGTTACCTATTTCTTAATCCTAAAATGAGGGTGGGAGGTAAATGATATGGAGAAATTTAAAGAAATGTTATTTATACATAAACTAGCTTTTTTAGTGCTAATAATTATGATACTTGTTGCAATATTTGCAACAGAGTTAGCTCCATATGACCCTAATAAAGTACAAATGGATGATAGATTAATGGGAATTTCTAGAGAACATATACTTGGTACAGATACTCTAGGGAGAGATATTTTAAGTAGAATATTATATGGAGCCAGAGTATCCATATCTTTAGCTTTTTTAGCAACCTTATTAACAATGCTATTTGGCAGTTTTGTAGGAATAATAGCAGGGTATTGTGGTGGTATAGTAGATACAATAATACAGTCGATTGTAAATATATTTCAAGGTCTTCCAAGTCTTAGCTTTATGATTGCTCTTGCTGGAGTTCTTGGACCAGGTATAAAAAGCTTATTAATTGCAATAGTATTCACTTCCTGGGCTGGCTTTTCAAGAGTAGTCAGAGGAGAAGTATTAAAGGTAAAAGAAGAAAAATATGTTGAAGGAGCAAGAGCATTAGGTGCTAGTCATCTTTATATAATTTTTCATTATATAATTCCAAATATATTTGCTCCCTTTATAGTACTATTTACAATAAGGATAGGTAAAAGTGTACTTTCTATGGCATCACTAAGTTTTTTAGGTCTAGGAATACAACCACCACAAGCAGATTGGGGTGTTATGATAAATGATGCTAAGACTCATTTTAGAAGCTATCCAAATCTATTATTGGCACCTGGTTTTAGTATATTATTATTGTGTTGCAGTATAAATTTAATTGGAGATGCACTAAGGGATATGTTTGATGAAAAAAGCAACTCTTTAAGCCAATATCTTTAGAAGGAATAAAAACTATGAATAGAGATATAAGTATAAAAGATTTAAAAATTCATTTTAATACTAAAGAAGGAAAAGTAAGAGCTGTAGATGGAGTATCTAGAACCTTTCAAAGTGGCAAAATTACAGGAATTATTGGAGAAACTGGAAGTGGAAAATCGGTACTAGGATTAGGGCTTTTGAACCTTGTATCTAATAATTCAACTGTTTCAGGCAGTGTTTTATATGAAGAAAAAGATTTGCTAAAAATTAAAGAAAAGGAAATTAGAGAAATCAGAGGTAAAAAAATAGCATTAATACCACAAAATCCATCAAGTTCTTTTAATCCAATATTAAAAATAGGAAGTCATATGAATGAACTTTTTTATTATCATGGAAAAGAAAAAAAGAATTCTTGTAAGAGTAAAAGTTTAGAGATATTAAAAAAATTCTTTTTCTCAAATAGTGAGTTGGTTTATAATTCGTATGGATTTCAGCTAAGTGGAGGTATGAGTCAAAGAGCATTGGCAGCCATAGGGACAGCACTAAAACCTAACTGGATAATTGCAGATGAACCAACTAAAGGATTGGATGCAATAATAAGAAAGCAAGTATATGAAGTATTTTATGATTTAAGAAATAATATGGGTGTTAGTATGATACTTATAACTCATGATTTAATGCTGGCTAAAAAGCTTTGTGATGAGGTTGTAGTTATGTATGCAGGTAAAATCATAGAAGAGGGGCCTAAAAATAGTATATTTAATAGCCCACTACATCCTTATACAAGAGGTTTAATTGACTCACAGCCAAATAAAAAATTAATACCTATTGAAGGAGTAGCACCAAGTTTAACAAATTTACCAAAAGGATGTAGATTTTCTCCAAGATGCAAGGTTGCAAAAAAAACATGTATTGATTATGAACCAAGGCTATTTGATGTTAATGGTTCAAAGGTGAGGTGTTTTCTTTATGATAAGAGTTTGTAACCTTTATAAGGAGTTTAAAAGCGGAATAATCAATAAAAAGATAGTCAAGGCGGTAGATGATGTATCGTTTGAAATAAAAGAGGGAAAAACCCTAGGTCTTGTAGGAGAAAGTGGATGCGGAAAATCAACATTATCAAGGCTTATTTTAAGACTTATTAAATCTGATGGAGGTAAAATTTATTTTAATGGTAGAGATATCAGTAATTATGACTTTTCTCAAATGAGAGATTTAAGAAAAGAGATGCAGATAATATTTCAACATCCAGATTCGGCTCTAAGCCCTAAAAAAACCATATATGGGAGCCTTGTTGAGCCATTAAAAATTCATAAACTCTATGAAAAGAATAAAGCAAGAGAATACATAAGTGAATATTTAAGTTTTGTTGGGCTTAGTGAGGAAATTTTAAATAGATACCCACATCAAGTAAGTGGAGGACAAATACAAAGAGTTGCTTTAGCTAGAGTGCTTTTATTAAATCCTAAATTTATAATATTAGATGAACCTACATCAATGCTGGATGTATCTGTACAAGCTCAAGTTATACAGGTTTTGAAGAAAGCTCAAAAACAGTTTAATATAACCTATTTATTTATATCTCATGATATAGATTTGGTAAAAGAAGTTAGTGATGATGTTGCGGTCATGTTAAATGGCAAGATAGTTGAAACTATAAAGGCTAAGGAGTTGTATAAAAGTGCAAAGCATGCTTATACAAAAGAGCTTATTGAGAATTTTACTAATTTTTAAAGTATGATAATCAATTGTTTAGTCAATCAATTATTACATTAGTAAAAGTAGTTTTTTGAGTATAGAAAATTACAAATCTCGCTCCTAACCTTTTTAGAAAGGAAGAGTAATCATGTATTATAAAGACATGGATTTTGAGGAAAAATGGCATGAATATATTGAAGGTAAAGAAGGATATGCAAGAGAAAGAGCTTTTGATGATGAAGCAGAAAGAATATTTTTTAAAAAATTATCTCATAAATATGATGATAATCCAACACTTTATGATTATTCAAAAGAAGTATTCGATTTTATAGATGAGTTAATAGCTGGAGGAAAAAATCTTATAGAAATTGGTGCAGGTACTGGAAAATTTACTATACCACTTTCTAAGAAATGTAAGGGTGTAATTGCTAGTGATTTTTCAATAGATATGCTTAATGTGCTTGAAGGAAATATTAGAGAGCATAATATAACTAATATAGACACAGTACAAGGAAAATGGGAAGAGATTAATGTTGAGCATAGTGATTATATTTTATCTGTGAATTCTCTTTATCGAATTTGGGATATTAAAGATGCTTTGAGTAAGATGGATAGGTTAGCTAAAGAAAAAGTGATTATAGTGAGAACTATTCAGAAACCATTATTTAATGATTTGTATATGGATTTAGGTGATAAAGATAGAACTTGTCCAGATTATATATACATTCCAAATATACTACATTCTTTAAATATATGTGCAGATATAAAATTTATTGACGTGGAAAATGAAATTGAATTTGACAGTATAGAGGAGATACATTTAAAAATAGAAATAGAATTAAATAAAAAGATTAACTTTAACAACATGCTAGATAAGTATATAGACAATATGATAGAAAAAAGAGAAAACAAATATATTTTTAAGCATAAAACTAAAGTTGTAATTATATACTGGAATAGTATAAGCTAGATTTGTTAATACTATGGAATCGTAGAAACTCTTCTGAAAATATTTACAATCTCGACATATTATGCTACAATTATTTAGAATAAATAAAATTTAATAAGAATTACCTCATCTAATAAAAAGATTGAGGTAGAGGTCGCATTTACTAAGATTAATATTGAAGAGGTCGGAAGCCAATGAAGCAATATAAAAGGAGTAAGTGCCGAAGTGCTAGTGTCCAAATCTAGTGCTGGGGCTGTATTTAATAAGTACAGCACTGTCATCAAAATTATCCCGAATTTTGATGGAGAGCTATCTTAACTAAGATAAAGGGAAGATGTAGGTATATTGTATTTAGCGCATTCAGCTCAACATGTATACATGTTGAGCTTTTTTACATCTATACAAAATAGGATAGAAAAGGGAAGCAATAATAAAATATTTTAATTTGAAAAGTGGGGAGATTAAAAATGAGCAGTTTAAAAAAGAAAAGGTTTACTATGCCACAGACACTTACTATAATATTTTTACTAATAGTAGTAATGGCAGTTCTTACTTGGATAGTACCAAGTGGAAATTTTGAAAGGGTAGATATAGACGGAAGATCGGTTGTTGTAGCTGGAACTTATGAAAAAGCAGCATCAAATCCACAAGGGATTACTGATGTATTTACAGCACCTATAAATGGATTTATAGATGCAGCTGAAGTAGTTGGATTTGTTTTGATAGTTGGAGGAGCTTTTGGAATAGTTAATAAGACAGGAGCAATAGAAGCTGTTATAGCTCATACTGTAAATAAAATGAAAAAATTCCAATTTTTAATAATACCTATATCAATGATTTTATTTGGATTAGGTGGAACAACATTTGGAATGAGTGAAGAGACATTACCTTTTTATATGATATTTATTCCACTCATGACCAGTATGGGATATGACTCATTAACAGCAGTGGCTACAGTATTTATAGGAGCAACAGCTGGATTTGGAGCAGCTACTACTAATCCTTTCTCTGTAGGAATAGCACAAGCATTGTCACAAATAACACCAGGTTCTGGGATAGAATTGAGAGTTGTTATGTTTATAATATATATGGCTATATCTATAGGATTTGTTATGTTATATGCCAATAAAGTTAAAAAAGACCCTGAAAAGTCTTTAGTACATGGGATATCATTGAATCAAGAATCAATGGTTAATACTGATACAAAGATAAAAGAATTTACAAAAAGAGAAGCTATGGTAATAGCAATTTTTACAATAGGTATGGCAATTATGATATATGGAGTTTTAAAGCTAGGATGGTACATAACTGAAATTGCAATGATATTTACAGCTATAGGTATAATATCAGGAATAGCATCAGGGCTTAAACAAGATGACATAGTTAATTCATTTATAAGTGGAGCAGGAGATTTAATGACAGCAGGGCTATGTATAGCATTTGCACGTGGAATCGTAATAATAGCAGAAAATGGATTTATAATAGATACAATTTTAAATTCTGCAGCAAATTTATTAAATGGACTTCCAAAAACTATATTTATAAATTTAACTTTCTTAATAGAAGGTTTAATAGCATTTTTTATACCATCAGCATCAGGACTTGCATCACTTACAAT
This sequence is a window from Clostridioides difficile. Protein-coding genes within it:
- a CDS encoding ABC transporter permease: MKTPFKYLIKRILMTIPILIGITFLGFILGVIAPGDPAVEYLSMDGISAPTDEEIERVREELGLNDNIIVQYVNWTKKAMTGDLGLSYIKKTSITEEILRRLPITFSLSLMAMFFVIVLSIPLAIIMALKKDSAIDKVGTFVSLLMTSIPGFWLAIIMLSIFCENLRWLPTSGYGTIKHLIMPGFVLAAGTIGTVARLNRATLIESIGQNYITVAKAKGLPNKIVIFKYAFLNSLMPIVTVLGNYFGAILGGSTVVEVIFSIPGMGSYVIQGIMSRDYPVVQGYVLFTGIIFIVFNLIVDICYLFLNPKMRVGGK
- a CDS encoding ABC transporter ATP-binding protein, which produces MNRDISIKDLKIHFNTKEGKVRAVDGVSRTFQSGKITGIIGETGSGKSVLGLGLLNLVSNNSTVSGSVLYEEKDLLKIKEKEIREIRGKKIALIPQNPSSSFNPILKIGSHMNELFYYHGKEKKNSCKSKSLEILKKFFFSNSELVYNSYGFQLSGGMSQRALAAIGTALKPNWIIADEPTKGLDAIIRKQVYEVFYDLRNNMGVSMILITHDLMLAKKLCDEVVVMYAGKIIEEGPKNSIFNSPLHPYTRGLIDSQPNKKLIPIEGVAPSLTNLPKGCRFSPRCKVAKKTCIDYEPRLFDVNGSKVRCFLYDKSL
- a CDS encoding ABC transporter permease; the encoded protein is MEKFKEMLFIHKLAFLVLIIMILVAIFATELAPYDPNKVQMDDRLMGISREHILGTDTLGRDILSRILYGARVSISLAFLATLLTMLFGSFVGIIAGYCGGIVDTIIQSIVNIFQGLPSLSFMIALAGVLGPGIKSLLIAIVFTSWAGFSRVVRGEVLKVKEEKYVEGARALGASHLYIIFHYIIPNIFAPFIVLFTIRIGKSVLSMASLSFLGLGIQPPQADWGVMINDAKTHFRSYPNLLLAPGFSILLLCCSINLIGDALRDMFDEKSNSLSQYL
- a CDS encoding YfcC family protein, which produces MSSLKKKRFTMPQTLTIIFLLIVVMAVLTWIVPSGNFERVDIDGRSVVVAGTYEKAASNPQGITDVFTAPINGFIDAAEVVGFVLIVGGAFGIVNKTGAIEAVIAHTVNKMKKFQFLIIPISMILFGLGGTTFGMSEETLPFYMIFIPLMTSMGYDSLTAVATVFIGATAGFGAATTNPFSVGIAQALSQITPGSGIELRVVMFIIYMAISIGFVMLYANKVKKDPEKSLVHGISLNQESMVNTDTKIKEFTKREAMVIAIFTIGMAIMIYGVLKLGWYITEIAMIFTAIGIISGIASGLKQDDIVNSFISGAGDLMTAGLCIAFARGIVIIAENGFIIDTILNSAANLLNGLPKTIFINLTFLIEGLIAFFIPSASGLASLTIPVLAPLGDLVDVSRQMIVTAYQFGIGVTNLITPTSGVLMGALAVANIPWSKWVRFVMPLMVVLTITVMVFLTIGLFVGF
- a CDS encoding ATP-binding cassette domain-containing protein; amino-acid sequence: MIRVCNLYKEFKSGIINKKIVKAVDDVSFEIKEGKTLGLVGESGCGKSTLSRLILRLIKSDGGKIYFNGRDISNYDFSQMRDLRKEMQIIFQHPDSALSPKKTIYGSLVEPLKIHKLYEKNKAREYISEYLSFVGLSEEILNRYPHQVSGGQIQRVALARVLLLNPKFIILDEPTSMLDVSVQAQVIQVLKKAQKQFNITYLFISHDIDLVKEVSDDVAVMLNGKIVETIKAKELYKSAKHAYTKELIENFTNF
- a CDS encoding class I SAM-dependent methyltransferase, giving the protein MYYKDMDFEEKWHEYIEGKEGYARERAFDDEAERIFFKKLSHKYDDNPTLYDYSKEVFDFIDELIAGGKNLIEIGAGTGKFTIPLSKKCKGVIASDFSIDMLNVLEGNIREHNITNIDTVQGKWEEINVEHSDYILSVNSLYRIWDIKDALSKMDRLAKEKVIIVRTIQKPLFNDLYMDLGDKDRTCPDYIYIPNILHSLNICADIKFIDVENEIEFDSIEEIHLKIEIELNKKINFNNMLDKYIDNMIEKRENKYIFKHKTKVVIIYWNSIS